Proteins encoded together in one Chiloscyllium plagiosum isolate BGI_BamShark_2017 chromosome 3, ASM401019v2, whole genome shotgun sequence window:
- the ttc32 gene encoding tetratricopeptide repeat protein 32 isoform X1: MEHWCRCHYLNEETINLLKHRGRSTLESIKNMTKNDIDNLNLSMGQKAALRHALRSENAQTWIQEMNIPETEGIDFGWIQYITELFILCDGCGTDPIVGTRFVCTQCDNFDYCTMCFYTRNHKDHLFNRIDSPGTAPIYAGKSGKGRLTENERFY, encoded by the exons ATGGAACATTGGTGCAGATGCCACTATCTGAACGAAGAAACAATTAATCTCTTAAAACATCGTGGCCGTTCAACACTTGAAAGCATAAAGAACATGACGAAAAATGACATTGACAACCTTAACTTAAGTATGGGTCAGAAAGCAGCACTGCGACATGCATTGCGCTCAGAAAATGCACAAACATGGATACAGGAAATGAA CATTCCAGAAACAGAGGGTATTGATTTTGGATGGATACAATACATTACAGAACtctttatttt GTGCGATGGTTGTGGAACAGACCCAATTGTGGGGACCAGATTTGTTTGCACTCAGTGTGATAACTTTGATTATTGCACCATGTGCTTCTATACAAGAAATCACAAAGACCACTTATTTAACAGAATTGACAGTCCAG GCACTGCACCGATTTATGCAGGAAAATCAGGGAAAGGAAGATTAACTGAAAATGAAAGATTTTACTAA